The sequence TGTCCTTGGTGACTGTGCTGCCGGAAGTCCTCACACCCATCCCCGTTACCCCCTTACCCCCTTCCGGGCCCCCGAGCACGTCACCCTACTAGCTCGGATCTCCTCTGCCAGGAGATCCGCCGGACACCCCTCAGGCGGGTGACACTGCGCGGCAGCCGCCGGCCGAGCGCTGGGCCCGCGCGGAGGCGTAGAGGCAGACCGCGGCGGCGGTGGCGAGGTTGAGGCTCTCGGCCCTGCCGTGGATGGGGACGCGGACGACGGCGTCGGCCAGCGCCCGGGTCTCCTCCGGCAGACCCCATGCCTCGTTGCCGAAGACCCAGGCGGTGGGGCCGCCCATGGAGCCGGCGTCCAGCTCGCCGTCCAGATCGCGGTCGCCCGCGCCGTCGGCGGCCAGAATCCGTACGCCCGCGCCCTTGAGCCCGTCGACCACGCGCTCCACGGGGACGCCGACCGCGACCGGGAGGTGGAAGAGCGAACCGACCGAGGCCCGTACGGACTTGGGGTTGTACAGGTCCACCGAGGCGTCGGTCAGCACGACGGCGTCGGCGCCCGCGGCGTCCGCGCAGCGCAGCACCGTACCGGCGTTGCCGGGGTCACGGACGTGGGCGAGCACCGCGATCAGCTGCGGGCGGGCGGCGAGGATGTCCTCGAACGGCGAGTCCAGGAAGCGGCAGACGCCGAGCAGGCCCTGCGGGGTGACGGTCTGGGAGATCTCGGCGACGGTCCTGTCGTCGGCGAAGTGCACCCGCACCCCGGCCGCGCGGGCCGCCTCGACGATCTCGGCGTGCCGCTCGGCCGCCTCGACGGTGGCGAACAGCTCGATGAGCGTGGGGGCGCCGTCCGTGCGGTGCGCGATGGCCTCCCGTACGGCCTGCGGGCCCTCGGCGATGAACCGGCGCTCCTTGCCGCGGAAGGCGCGGCGCGCCAGCCGCCGGGCGGCGGAGACACGCGGGGAACGCGGGGAGATCAGCTCGGGGGTGCCCATGGGCGGCGGCTCGCTTCTTTCGCTCGGTACGGGGACCGGGCCGTGGCCGCCCGGCCGGAAAAACGGCGGACCCGCAGGCCGGGCCTGCGGGTCCGTATCACGACGGCGTCGTCACCACGTCGTCATCGCGACGTGGTCATCGCCGCGTCGTCACCACGTCTTCGGGCTGAAGATCAGGCAGCCTTCGGGGCGTTGACGTCGCTCGGCAGCGCCTTCTGCGCGACCTCGACCAGCGCGGCGAACGCGTTGGCGTCCGTCACCGCGAGGTCGGCCAGGATCTTGCGGTCCACCTCGATGTTGGCGGCCTTGAGACCCTGGATGAAGCGGTTGTAGGTCATGCCGTTGGCGCGGGCAGCGGCGTTGATGCGCTGGATCCACAGCTGACGGAAGTCGCCCTTGCGCTTCTTGCGGTCGTTGTAGTTGTAGACGAACGAGTGGGTGACCTGCTCCTTCGCCTTGCGGTAGAGGCGGGAGCGCTGGCCGCGGTAACCGCTGGCCTGCTCGAGGATCGCCCGGCGCTTCTTGTGGGCGTTGACTGCCCGCTTGACGCGTGCCACTTGTTAACTCCTTGTAGCGGGGCCGCGGAGGTCGTCACGCGGCCCGAGTCGATTGAGTCCCGGTCCGAATCGCGCGCCCCGGGTCATCGGGGCGCCGCGGCTCACTTGCCGAGAAGCTTCTTGATCTTCGCGGCGTCGCCCGGGGCCATCTCGGCGTTGCCGGTGAGGCGACGCGTCACACGGGACGACTTGTGCTCGAGCAGGTGGCGCTTGCCTGCGCGCTCGCGCAGCACCTTGCCGGAGCCAGTGACCTTGAACCGCTTGCTGGCACCGCTGTGCGTCTTGTTCTTCGGCATGCGCCGTTCTCTCCTCGTCAGTGGCGCTCCCACCGGCACGGGGCGGCCCGTGGGAGCGTCAGATGTATCGGTTTTGTCCGGGGCGGGTGCCCCGGCTTTCCTCCGGGGCGCACGCCCGCGCATCACGCCTCGGCGTGCTCCTCGGCGGGCTCCTCCACGGACTGCTCCGCGGGAACTCCACCCTGGCGCTCCGCCTTGCGGGCGGCCTGCGCCTCGCGGGCCTCGGCCATCGCCTCGGTCTTCTTCTTGTGCGGACCGAGGACCATGATCATGTTGCGGCCGTCCTGCTTGGGGTTCGACTCGATGAAGCCGAGCTCCTGGACGTCCTCCGCGAGCCGCTGGAGCAGGCGGAAACCGAGCTCCGGGCGGGACTGCTCGCGACCACGGAACATGATCGTGATCTTGACCTTGTCACCCTGCTTGAGGAACCGGACGACGTGACCCTTCTTGGTGTCGTAGTCGTGCGGGTCGATCTTCGGCCGGAGCTTCATCTCCTTGATGACCGTGTGCGCCTGGTTCTTGCGCGCCTCACGGGCCTTCATGGCCGACTCGTACTTGAACTTCCCGTAGTCCATGAGCTTGCAGACGGGCGGGCGAGCGTTCGCCGCCACCTCGACCAGGTCGAGGTCGTACTCCTGAGCAAGCTCAAGGGCCTTGGCAAGCGGAACAATCCCGACCTGCTCGCCGCTGGGACCGACAAGTCGCACTTCGGGAACGCGAATCCGGTCGTTGATGCGGGGCTCGGCGCTGATGGATCCTCCTCGGTAGCACCACGCGACGGCCTGGCGGACTGCCGCGCATATGTCTGTTTAGGTGTGACCAACCGCGCCGGTACATGCAAAACGCCCCGGACGGGACACAGGCGGGGCTCCGGAACTGAACCAGGAGCACCGCCGCGAAGTCTCCGCGGGGCGCAGCCGGACCATTGACCCGCCAACCTGAGGTCGGCCGGGTGGGAGATCGGAGCCTCCACTTGTGGGCCGGTCACATAGGTGTCCGGCCGGTCGCTCACCCAGAATACACGAGTCAAGGGGGGAACCCCACTTCTCACCCGGCTCGGGCGCCCGCACTCCCGGCCGCGGGGTCCGGCGGCGCGGGTCCTAGGCTGGAGGCATTCCCCTCAGCAGGAAGTGAAGCACCAGGACATGAGCGAGACGACCCCGCAGCAGCCCGAGCAGCCCGCCGCGCGCCCGGCAGATCCGGCCGGCCCGTCGGGCCCCGGCTTCGAGGACATGACCCGCGATATCGCGGAGGTGCCGGCGGTCGAGGTGATCACGACGGTCGCGGTGCATCTGATGAGCTCGGCGGCGGTCAACCTCGGGCTCGCCGAGGGCGGCGAGGACCACAAGGACCTGGACGAGGCCCGCAAGCTCATCCATGCGCTGGCCGGACTGGTCACGGCCAGCGCCACCGAGATCGGCTCGTACCACGCCGCGCCGCTGCGGGACGGCCTCAAGTCGCTTCAGCTGGCCTTCCGGGAGGCGTCGGTGGTGCCGGACGAGCCGGGGCAGGGGCCCGGGGAGAAGTTCACCGGTCCCGTCCACGGCTGACCGCCACGACGCTGCGCGCACCCCGACGAGCCCCGGCCGCTGCGGCCGGGGCTCGTCGTCGTACGGGGGCGGGGGGTGTGCCCGGTGGCCGCTCAGACCCGTTCGCCCGGCGAGGACTCGTCGGTGGCCGCCTCGTCGGCGATCTGCCGGGGCTCGTGGGGCGGGTGGGTGATCTGGTGCACCACGGCCGCCAGTGCGCCGCCGATCAGCGGGGCGAGGATGAACAGCCACAGCTGGGTGATGGCGCCGCCGCCCGCGAACAGGGCCGGGCCGATGCTGCGGGCCGGGTTGACGGAGGTGCCGTCCAGCGGGACGCCGATCAGGTGGACGGTGCCCAGCGCCAGGCCGATCGCCAGGCCGCCGAAGCCGAGCACGGCCACCCGGTGCGTGACCGACAGCACCGTGAAGACGAACAGGAACGTCATCACGATCTCGATGACGAACGCACCGCCCAGGTTGAGGTGCACCGCCGAGCGGTCGCCCCAGCCGTTGGTGCCGAAGGCGTCGTGGGTCCTCAGGCCCGGCACCTGCTTGGCGACCAGGAAGAGCAGGGCCGAGCCGACGATCGCGCCGAGGACCTGGGAGATCCAGTACTCGACGGCCGTACGGACGCCGATCCGGCGGGCCACCAGCATGCCGAGGGTCACGGCCGGGTTGATGTGGCAGCCCGAGATCGGGCCGAGTCCATACGCCAGGGCCAGCATGACGAAGCCGAAGGCCAGGGCGATGCCGAAGGTGCCGATGTATTCGCCCGCCAGCACGGCCGAGCCGACGCCGAAGAACACCAGAAGTAGCGTGCCGAGGAATTCGGCCACGAGGGTCCGGGTCTGCGTGGTCTCCATGGGCTCTCCTCCCGCGGATCAAGAGCTCTGCGATCTTGAGCTCTTCTCATGGTGAGCCCGGGGAGGCGGATGCGCCCGTCGGAGGGAGCGCGGCGGCCGGCGTCAGCGGCGGTAGAGCGGGGTGTCGGCGCCGTCCGCGCCCGGTGGCAGAAGGGCCAGGTCGAGGCCGCGGACCAGGCGTGCGCGCAGCACCTCGTCGGTGGCCAGGGCCCGCGCCAGCCGCTGGGCGACCTCGGCGGTGGGTGCGTCCGGAGTCAGGCCGAGGGCGAGGGTCGCGTCCGTCTCATCGGACGGCAGGAGGCGGGCGAGCGCAACGGCCGGTTCGGCGGCCAGCAGGGTGCGCAGCGCGTCGGTGACGGCCGGATCGGCCAGCGGGTCGGCGGTGCTGCGGCCCTCGGCCAGGGCGCGCAGGGCGGCGCCGGTCAGCTGGTAGGTCACGGGGCCGGCGAGGTCGATGACGACGGTGTCGGCCTTCTCGTGGGCGGCGGCCAGCAGG is a genomic window of Streptomyces gilvosporeus containing:
- a CDS encoding SseB family protein — translated: MQKNIPDPGFGDDDGSADPAVTEALAAYDRDRSAEPRLLSALAGARVLVPVVAVLGEVETGADGLRREKTSDMAVPTLTAPDGRRALPAFTSMETLARWRADARPVAVPMRQALLAAAHEKADTVVIDLAGPVTYQLTGAALRALAEGRSTADPLADPAVTDALRTLLAAEPAVALARLLPSDETDATLALGLTPDAPTAEVAQRLARALATDEVLRARLVRGLDLALLPPGADGADTPLYRR
- a CDS encoding TrmH family RNA methyltransferase, which gives rise to MGTPELISPRSPRVSAARRLARRAFRGKERRFIAEGPQAVREAIAHRTDGAPTLIELFATVEAAERHAEIVEAARAAGVRVHFADDRTVAEISQTVTPQGLLGVCRFLDSPFEDILAARPQLIAVLAHVRDPGNAGTVLRCADAAGADAVVLTDASVDLYNPKSVRASVGSLFHLPVAVGVPVERVVDGLKGAGVRILAADGAGDRDLDGELDAGSMGGPTAWVFGNEAWGLPEETRALADAVVRVPIHGRAESLNLATAAAVCLYASARAQRSAGGCRAVSPA
- the infC gene encoding translation initiation factor IF-3; amino-acid sequence: MCAAVRQAVAWCYRGGSISAEPRINDRIRVPEVRLVGPSGEQVGIVPLAKALELAQEYDLDLVEVAANARPPVCKLMDYGKFKYESAMKAREARKNQAHTVIKEMKLRPKIDPHDYDTKKGHVVRFLKQGDKVKITIMFRGREQSRPELGFRLLQRLAEDVQELGFIESNPKQDGRNMIMVLGPHKKKTEAMAEAREAQAARKAERQGGVPAEQSVEEPAEEHAEA
- the rplT gene encoding 50S ribosomal protein L20, translated to MARVKRAVNAHKKRRAILEQASGYRGQRSRLYRKAKEQVTHSFVYNYNDRKKRKGDFRQLWIQRINAAARANGMTYNRFIQGLKAANIEVDRKILADLAVTDANAFAALVEVAQKALPSDVNAPKAA
- a CDS encoding aquaporin, with the protein product METTQTRTLVAEFLGTLLLVFFGVGSAVLAGEYIGTFGIALAFGFVMLALAYGLGPISGCHINPAVTLGMLVARRIGVRTAVEYWISQVLGAIVGSALLFLVAKQVPGLRTHDAFGTNGWGDRSAVHLNLGGAFVIEIVMTFLFVFTVLSVTHRVAVLGFGGLAIGLALGTVHLIGVPLDGTSVNPARSIGPALFAGGGAITQLWLFILAPLIGGALAAVVHQITHPPHEPRQIADEAATDESSPGERV
- a CDS encoding DUF1844 domain-containing protein, which produces MSETTPQQPEQPAARPADPAGPSGPGFEDMTRDIAEVPAVEVITTVAVHLMSSAAVNLGLAEGGEDHKDLDEARKLIHALAGLVTASATEIGSYHAAPLRDGLKSLQLAFREASVVPDEPGQGPGEKFTGPVHG
- the rpmI gene encoding 50S ribosomal protein L35 — protein: MPKNKTHSGASKRFKVTGSGKVLRERAGKRHLLEHKSSRVTRRLTGNAEMAPGDAAKIKKLLGK